In Bifidobacterium adolescentis ATCC 15703, the sequence GATGGGATATATGCCGGGCTGTTGGTATGGATTCGGCCCATACTGGTTTGGCCCGTATTGATTTGGTCCATACTGATAGCCATTGGGCTGGCCTGATTGCTGCCGTCCCGATGCATCATATGGATTCGCCGGATACCCGTTCTGCATATACGGATTCGTCTGCGGCTGCTGCGCCGTTTGTTGTGCATCGTCCGCCGGCTTGGGCTGTTCGGGAGCCCCATACATGTATGGATTGTAGTTCGCCGGATACTGGTTGGACATCGCGCCATATTCAGGCTGGTTGTACTGTCCGAATTCCGGCTGTGCCGACTGGTCCGACGACGAAGACGACGAAACCGGAGCAGCCCCGGCCGCCTCCTGCCCTTCGTCGGGGTTGATCGGCTGGTTCTGCTCCGGTTCGTTCATGTCGTCCTCTTTATCTTTTTGGTTACTTCGATGGACTTGACGTGTCAGGCACGCAGTTGCGCGCCCAGCTTCGCGGCCGCATCCACGATGCGCTTGCGAACGGCTTCGCTGTCCTCGGAGGTCAGCGTCTTGTCCTCAGCGCGGAACGTGACGGCGTATGCGAGGGACTTCAATCCCTCACCCAGCTGGTCGCCGGTGTACACGTCGAACAGGTCGATGCTCTCCAAGCTGTTGCCGGCGGCTTCGACGATGGTCTTCTCGAGTTCGGCGGCGGTGACGTCCGTCGACACGGTGAAGGCCAGATCCTGCTTGACCGGCGGGAAGGTGGAAATCGGCTTGGCCTGCACCGGCTTGCCGCTCAAGGTGGCGAACAGCGCGGTCAGGTTCAGTTCGAACGCGGCGGAATGGGCCGGGAAGCCCAACGCCTCGTTGACATGCGGGTGAAGCTCGCCGACCATGCCGACGAACGTGTCACCTGCCATCACACGTGCCGCACGGCCCGGATGCCACTGCGCGGGTACGTCCTCAGCCTTCGGCTGGTCCAACGTGAGCTTTGCGCCGATGCGGTCGGAAATACGCTGCACGGCTTCAACTGCGTCAGACCAGTCCACGGCACGGCGA encodes:
- a CDS encoding DUF4190 domain-containing protein produces the protein MNEPEQNQPINPDEGQEAAGAAPVSSSSSSDQSAQPEFGQYNQPEYGAMSNQYPANYNPYMYGAPEQPKPADDAQQTAQQPQTNPYMQNGYPANPYDASGRQQSGQPNGYQYGPNQYGPNQYGPNPYQQPGIYPINPNDPSQNPLYGHWDSYAIISFVFALFLPVPVIPAVMGAIAMWRTKKLHMKGYALGVAALIINVLYTIAVIWMTVHGISTADLYNQMMQYMFGGSGQSGDSSSISA